The window AAAGGTCGCATCTGGGAAGTAACGGTTGAGAATAAGGCAAAAGAACAGACAACGTACAAGGGGCAAATTAAACTCACCACAAACTATCCGGAAAAACCTGAGATGGTAATCCGCATTACAGGCCATGTCAGGCCACCGGTTGAAGTCAGGCCAAAGACATTGAACTTTGGCCGTTTGGCGGAGGAACGGCTACAGCAGTTAAAGAAAAAGGGGAGGTTCATGAGTCGCCCTCTCATGCTTATTTTGAACAGGGGCAATGATTTGAAGGTCAACAAGGTTGAACTCGAAAAATCGCTTTTTCAAGTTGTTATCAGGGAAATGAAGCCAGGTCGTATGTTTCAGCTCCAGGTCCAAGCCGTTTTTGAAAAGCTGAAGAAGGGCGTAAATACGGACCGTCTAAAGATTTACACGAACCAGAAAGACAGTGAGGTTCTGGAAGTGCCCATCCGTTTTGAAATCTTGTAACGAGGTTGATGGAAACAGCGTTTCTTCTTAGGAAATATTGTTTCCACTCTATTGATTCTGGTTGCTTTTTTGTGCAAGGACCCGGCTAAACTTCAAAAAAGGAGGGTTGAAGATGAGAAAACTTTTTATTGTGCTTGCAGTATTAGGGTTGTCAGTGGCTCTGGCTGCTCCTGCCTTCTGTGAGGAACGGAAGGAATGCGGCCCTGGTTATGGCTACGGTTGCGGTGAGGGCATCGGAGACATGATGGGCCCAGGTTACGGTTCGGGCGGCCACATGATGAGTCCCCGCCACCGCGCCTGTGGTATGCATGGACCCGGCCGGGACAGACATGGCCGTGGCTGGGGATGGGGTCCGAGCGCCCGGGGCTGGAAGTCGATGAAACCCGAGCAGCGGAAAAAATGGGAGAAGATGCGGAGTGACTATCAGCAGGATACCCTGGAGTTAAGAAAGCAATTGGTTACAAAACAAATGGAGCTGGAGACCTTGTGGGCTCAGCCAGAAGTGGACAGCCCCAGGGTTGACAAGCTTTCCAAGGAGGTAGCCGACCTCGAGGCAAAGCTTTGGAAGAAACGCGACGAATACTTGCTGCAGTGTCGCCAGAACTTCGGCGATCAGGGTTGGACCTGCCCCGGCGGCAGATGGTAAGGCGCTCCACTGATACCTGAGCCACAAATGAGGGGGAACTTCCCGGTTCCCCCTCACCTCAGGACATCCCTATGCCGTTACTCCTTCTCAATACGTTCGAGAAACTGACGTGCGATTCCGTTAGTTGGGTCGATTTCCAGAATCTTTCGAAGTTGACCACGAGCCTTTTGCAAATCCCCCATATCTGCGTAAAGCATGCTCAGGTACAACCGTGCGTCCAGGTGTCCAGGATCAATCTCTGTTGCCTTCAAAAACTCCTCTTCAGC of the Deltaproteobacteria bacterium genome contains:
- a CDS encoding periplasmic heavy metal sensor codes for the protein MRKLFIVLAVLGLSVALAAPAFCEERKECGPGYGYGCGEGIGDMMGPGYGSGGHMMSPRHRACGMHGPGRDRHGRGWGWGPSARGWKSMKPEQRKKWEKMRSDYQQDTLELRKQLVTKQMELETLWAQPEVDSPRVDKLSKEVADLEAKLWKKRDEYLLQCRQNFGDQGWTCPGGRW